The Euleptes europaea isolate rEulEur1 chromosome 2, rEulEur1.hap1, whole genome shotgun sequence genome has a segment encoding these proteins:
- the FITM2 gene encoding acyl-coenzyme A diphosphatase FITM2 yields MDRVDRWARSARSCLVRSSVRRAMPWGLLGLTLGGSLVKEWAPLPESYLSNKRNLLNVYFVKIAWAWTLWLLLPFIGITNYHVTRNALVVLRRLTALLVGTVVWYACTRVFLHIEDLTGSCYKSPALDALHRQHPSKLQCQQAGGFWHGFDISGHSFLLSYCALMIVEEMAVMHSLKTSRNPRLHMVVSCLFLALSCLTVIWLFMFLTTAIYFHDFSQKLFGTSVGLMAWYGTYRVWYLTPFSPGLPPQSVTLSSQKPKRSL; encoded by the exons ATGGATCGCGTAGACCGTTGGGCCCGCTCCGCGCGCTCCTGCCTGGTGCGGAGCTCGGTGCGGAGGGCCATGCCCTGGGGGCTGCTGGGCCTCACGCTGGGCGGCTCCCTGGTGAAGGAGTGGGCGCCGCTGCCCGAATCCTACCTGAGCAACAAGCGCAACCTGCTCAACGT GTATTTTGTGAAAATCGCCTGGGCCTGGACGTTATGGCTGCTGCTGCCTTTCATCGGCATCACTAACTACCACGTCACCCGGAACGCACTGGTGGTGTTGCGACGCCTTACTGCTCTGCTGGTCGGCACCGTGGTATGGTATGCGTGCACGAGGGTGTTCCTGCACATTGAGGACCTCACGGGCAGCTGCTACAAATCGCCAGCTCTTGATGCACTGCACCGGCAGCATCCCAGCAAACTGCAGTGCCAACAAGCTGGCGGCTTCTGGCACGGTTTTGACATTTCCGGGCATTCCTTCCTCCTCTCGTACTGCGCCCTGATGATCGTGGAAGAGATGGCCGTGATGCAcagcttgaaaacctccaggaacCCCCGGCTGCACATGGTGGTCAGCTGCCTGTTCCTGGCTTTGAGTTGCTTGACCGTGATCTGGTTGTTCATGTTTTTGACCACTGCTATATATTTCCATGACTTCTCCCAAAAGCTTTTTGGCACCTCGGTGGGCCTCATGGCATGGTATGGAACATACAGGGTCTGGTACCTGACGCCCTTCTCTCCTGGACTTCCTCCGCAAAGTGTTACCTTGAGCTCTCAAAAGCCCAAACGTAGCCTATAA